Below is a window of Brachyspira hampsonii DNA.
GAAAAAGGTTTTTTTGAAGAAGAAAATTTGGATGCTGAATTATATGAATTTTTTAATGGACATGCTGCTATTTTATCTATGATTTCTAAAGAACTTGATTTTACATATATAGGTCATGCCGCACATTCTCTGATTATAAATGGAGATGTACAAATATTAATACCAAACGGAATAAGCAAAGGCGAAAAAATAATAACAGGAAAATGGACCGGAATTAAAAGTATTTCTGGTTTGAAAAGAAAAATAGTGGCAACCCACTTGGGTACTTCAGGTGAAACTATGCTTAATATAGCATTAAAAAATAATAATATAAAATTACAAGATATAAATTTAACCAATATTAATATTACCAATCTTGCTAATGCTTTAATAAACAAACAAGTTGATGCCGTATCAACATGGGAGCCTTATGCAAGAGAAATTACTGATAAGATTCCAAATGATTATATTCTATTATCAGATATAATAAATTACATAGATGAAATTGCATTAACAAGCAGTTTTGTATCAACATTAGAATATATAAATAATAATCAAGATACAGTAAAAAAATTTTCAAGAGCCATATTAAAAGCTATGGATTATAGAAAAAATCATCTATATGAAGCAATAGAATTCACATCAAAACTTACAGGAAATAATATAGAATCTATAGAAAAAGAAATAGATACAGCAATATTTTTTACATCATCAGATATAAAAAATGCCTGCAGCTCAGGAGAGATTCTAAAATGGTATGAAACACAGCAAAATATCTTTTTAGATTCTAAAGTTATAAAAGCAACTGTACCTGTAACAAATTATATACAACTATCAATTCTTACTAATGTACTGTATAGTTTATAATTCAATTTTACCGCCTATGCTTCTAAATTGCTCTATAAAATTGAAAGATGATTTATTTATAGATTCAGCATCATCTATAATTATATTACCATCTGAAACAGAAGATGCCACAGCAAGTGCCATAGCTATTCTATGATCATTATGAGAAGTAGTATTTCCTCCTCTAAGTTTTTCAACTCCTTCTATTAATATTTCATCTTCAGTTACCTCTATCTTAGCCCCTATCTTTAAGAAACTATCCATCAAATCACCCATTCTATCACTTTCTTTATATCTTAATCTTCCCGCATTATACAATCTTGTTTTACCTTTTGCTGTAGCAGCAAGCGTAGTAATTATAGGACCTAAATCCGGAATATTAGCCATATCTATATCAAGTGCATTTAATCTGTTTGTTTTTTTTATCGTAATAGAATCATCATCATTGTATAAAACAGAAGCTCCCATAAATTTTAATATATTGAGTATTTCTTTATCACCTTGAATAGAATACTTATTAAGACCGTATAATGTAGTTTCTCCTCCCAAAGCACCCGCAGCGGCAAAAAAAGCAGCATGCGACCAATCTGATTCTACTTCATAATCAATACCTGAATATTCCTGATTGCCGTATACTTCTATTATATTATTATCATGTCTTAGAGTTTCTATATTTGCTGCTTTAAGTGTTTTCAAAGTCATCATAACATAAGGTTCTGACTCTAATTCTCCATCTATAATAATATTAGAATTACCGTCAAGCAAAGGCAAGGCAAATAAAAGTCCGCTTAAAAACTGACTGCTTAAATTCCCAAGCACTTTAAAATTTGAAGCTTTCAATTGTCCTGATATCTTAATGGAATCTTCTAAATGAATAAATTCTAATCCCTCTTCCTTCCATATTTTTTTATAAACTTCAATAGGTCTGGAAAATAATTTTTTAGACCCTGTGAAAGTACAAGTTATTCCCAATGCTGACATTATTGGAATTAAGAATCTTAAACTGCTTCCAGACTCTTTAACATCTATAGTTAATTCTTTTTTATATTCTTTTTTAGGAAAAACTTTAAGATCATCGTCAATAACTTCTAAATCAGCAAAATTTGATACAGCATTTTTTGTAACCTCTACATCAACACTCACATTGTCAATCCAATGCTTTATGATACTTGGGGTTTTAGCTAATGATGATGCTATTAAAGCTCTATGAGCATCACTCTTACTCATTTGAATATAAATAGATCCGAAAATTTCTGAAGGTTTAACAGTTAATAACATAATATAACTCCAATAATTATAAATTACTGCAATATAGAATCAACAAAACTTTCAGCATCAAATTCTCTGAAATCATCAACTTTCTCTCCAAACCCTCCATAGTATATAGGAAGCGATAAATAATGAGCTATACTTATTGCCACCCCTCCTTTAGCAGTACTATCCAACTTGGAAACTATAGCCCCCTGTATATCCAAAGCATTAGTAAATACTTTAGCCTGCTCTATTCCATTATGTCCCACATTAGCATCTAATACTAATATTGGTACAAATTTAAATTCTGTAAATCTCTCTGTAGCTATTTTCTTCATCTTCTCAAGCTGTCTTACCAAATTTTCCTGATTATGAAATCTTCCTGCAGTATCAACTATAACTATATCAGCATCAGTAGCCTTTGCTTTATCCAATGCTGAAAATAATACGCTTGCAGGATCCCCAGCCTGCTGACCTTTAACTATAGTAACAGAAAGTCTATTAGCCCATTCTTCTAATTGTTCTATGGCAGCGGCTCTGAATGTATCTGCTGCAGCTAATATTACTTTATGATCTTTCTTTAATATATTAGCTAATTTTGCTATTGAAGTTGTTTTACCTACTCCATTAACACCAACTATAAAAAGTATTGTTTTATCTTTCAGTTCTATTTTCTTTGAAATAAATTTAGATATTAAAATTTCTCTTAAATATTTTTTAGCTTCTGAAGGCTCTTTTATATTCTCTTTCTCTATAACATCTCTAAGTTTTGAAATAATATCTTTTGTAGTTTCAACACCTGCATCAGCTGTTATTAATGTATTTTCTAAACTTGCAAAAAACTCATCATTGATTGATGAAGTATTAAATAATGATGATAATGAAAATTTACTTTTAGAACTTGTTAATGAAACTTTAGGCTTACTTTTAGATTTTTTTATCAAAATAAAAAGTATAATTAAAATAATCACAATAGCACAAGCTATTATTATAATATTCATAGAATTCATTTTATCCATTTCTCCGATTAAAAAAAATTATTTAAAATATTATATAAGCTATTAATATTTTTTCAAGTTATTATTATGATAAAATAAAAAGCATTGATAATATATATATTATTATCAATGCTTTTGCCTCTATAAAAAATAATAATTAATCAATTATTTTTAATTAATTAAATGCTTGGAAAGAACTAGCTGTAGCATTACATAAAGGGCATTTAGCTGGAGCTGAACCTGCTTCAACATATCCGCAAACAGGGCATAAATAATAAACTGTAGGTAAAGTTTTGTTAGCATTTAAATCCTGCATAGTTTTATTATATAATGCAGCATGAGTTTTTTCAACAGCAGCTGTTCTGTTCATTAAATCAGAAACATTTTTATTATTTTCTTGTAAAGCAACTTTGCTGAAAGCCGGATACATTTTTGTATACTCATAAGTTTCGCCTGCTATACCGCTTTTTAAATTATCAGCATCAGTACCAACTTTAACAGTATTGATTGTAGCTGTTAATGCTTTAGTAGATAATTTAGAAGATACAGCCATATCATTTAGAAGTTTAGCATGTAAAGCCTCTGCTGCAGAAGCTGCTTTAAACATAGCAGCAACACTTTTATTTTGAGTTTTTTTAGCATACTCAGCATAAGTAGCAGATGCATTCATTTCTCCGTTATAAGCCTGCATCATACCATCTAAAGTAGATTTAGCTGTTTGTCCATATACAAGACTAGCAAAAATAAATAAAAATAGAATAAATAAAGTAAATTTTTTTATCATGTTTTTTCCTTTTTTAATATAGTGTTTTTTATATGTAGAGGCAACATATAGAGTATAAAACCTTTAATACAACAAAAAAGTAAAATAAACAAACATTTTTTTTACAAAAAAAGAACAATATAGTAAAATAATGTTAACATATACTAACTTTAATACAAAAAATAATCATATAAAAATAAAAAAGGCAGTAAATTTTACATTTACCGCCTTCTATTAAAATATTATTTAAATTATTTTTACTTTCTCATTTTTTCAATAGCTTTTGCCAATATAGATATACCTTTATCAATATCTTCAGGTTTAGAATTAGTATAATTTAATCTCAAAGTACCTAAACCTCTCTTAGCTTCATAGAAAGGTTCTCCTGCCACTACAGCAACACCATCATCAGAAGCTTTTCTTGAAAGCTCTACAGCATCTATTCCTTTAGGAAGTGTAGCCCATATAAACATACCGCCCTCAGGGTGAGTCCAATGCATATCTTTAGGTAAATATTTATTCATAGCCTCAAGCATATAATTGCATTGTCTGCCGTATAAATCTATTATTTTTTTAATATGAGCATCATAATCATTGTCTTCAAGATACTGACTTACAACTACCTGAGCAAATGTTCCTGTATGCAAATCTATAAGCTGTTTATAATCTTTCATTTTGGCATACAATTCTTTTTGTCTGCATGCAATCCATCCCAATCTCATACCTGGAGCCACTGTCTTTGAAAAAGTACCCATTAATATAGCCTGCTCTCCTAAATATGCCCCAAAAGATTTCTGATGTTCTCCTTTAAATCTTAATTCGCCGTAAGGATTATCTTCAACAAAAAATGTATCTTTACCTTTCATAATATCAGCTATTTTTTCTCTTACCGCATTTGTATATGTTATTCCTGTAGGATTTTGGAAATTAGGCACAGAATAAAAAAACTTATGATTGTATTTATTCATAGCATCTTTAAACTCATTTATATCCGCTCCATCTTCATTCAAATTGACAGTATGAATATTAGGATTATATAAATGAAATGATTGTAAAGCTGCCAAATAAGACGGATCTTCAACTAAAACATCATCATCAGGATCTATTAAACATGAAGAAATAATATCTAAAGCCTGCTGAGAACCATTGGTTATAAGTATGTCTGAAGCTTCTACATCAATACCTTGTTTTTTGTATCTATTGGCAATGAACTCTCTTAAAGGTCCGTATCCTTCAGTGCTGTTGTATTGCAAAGAATAAGCACCTTTAGTTTCTAATACTTTATTTGCTGCAGCTTTAATATCTTCTACAGGAAAGGATTCAGGATTAGGCAAACCGCCGGCAAATGATATTAAATCGCCTTTGGCAGCTACTTCAAGCATAATTTTTACAAAACTGCTTTGAAAATCTTCTTTTAATGCTCTTTTTGATAATCTTAATTTCATAATAATATCCATTTAAAAAATTTGTTATATATTATACACTACTATTAATAACAATGCTATATTATTTTTTGATTTTTTATCAATATATTATTTTCTTAAAACAACTATATAAAAAAGGGAGATTTTTGTAATCTCCCTAATTTTTATTAAACTAAAATAATTATTATATCTTCCAATCAGGGAAACGTTTTATAACCGCAGAAATAATATCAGTTTTATAATGCTGTTCTAAATTCACTAATTTTTGGAATTCGCCAAATATTATTTTAACATCTTCTTCAGACTCATTCTCTATAAATTTAAGCAGATAAGCCTTGTCAAATACCAAATCATACACAACTTTCAAAAGTTTCCTAGCCTGTGCAGAAGTTTCTTTTTTATCAAGCATTTTTGAAAGATGCGGTATTATACTAAGCAAACCTATCATAAGAGAATTTTTATTTATATTTATATCTCCAGCACTCTCATCATAATACTCCCCGTCAAGTATCTTCTGAGCAAAATAAACAAATGATTCAGGACATTCCCTATAATGAAGAAATATATCATCTATAGTTTTAGCAAGCATATCAGTTTTTCCGTCTTCAAATAATTTATTGACTATAAGATAATTATTTTTAACCTGAGGAGAATAAAGCATTTTAAGTATTATATTATAATAATCATCTCTTCTGCCGTCCCAAATAGCTTTTATAAATTTCTCCCTATAATTTGAAGAAGGAAGTACCTCATAAATATGTGTATAATCATCAATATCTTTAACAATATCTGAAAGCAAAGGTATGCTGCTGTCAATATTAGACTGACTTCTCAAATATATTGTACTTATTATTCTCTCATCATTAGGAGCTTTTTTATCTTTAGAAATACGGACAAAATAATCATTCATCTCTTTAGCTTCTTCAGAGTTTAAATTTGGAGTATAAGTTAAATACTCCATATATATTTGATATCGCTCAAAGAAATTATCAGTCTTATTGAATTTAGATAAACTTTCAGCATCATAAGTTTCAGCTTCCTCATTATAAAGAAAAGTATTCTTATCAAATTTAACAGTAGTAGAAGCTCTCACAGATTTTTTTGCACTTTCAAGCCATTTAGCATAAGCTGATTCAGCAACTACAACATCAGGCTTTGAAGTCAATTCCTGCTTTAAATCTTTTGTAGTTATTGTCTTTTTATATTTTAAAATAATAGTTAAAAGCTCTGTAGGATTTTCTTCTGCTATTTTTTTAACTTCATTAAGTCTATAAGCCTTATAAACATTAATATCATCATCAGGCAATGTTGTAAGAGACTGTATAGCCATATCAAATGTCATTTTCCTTATATCTTCCTGAGATACAAATTTTATATTAACATTATTGATATCTATAGATTTAATCTTACCTACTCCGAAATTTCTATGTATAACATATTTATCAACATCATATTGTATATACTTTTCAAATATTTCTATACAATCTTTAGGTTTTTTATTGACATTTGTAATAGAGGATATTTTTTCTATCTCTTCAAAAAGTGTATGATTAGGATATAAAGCCTTATAAACATCTACAAGTCTATGCCTGAAAAATTTTGCTTTTTTATTATTCTGTGCTACTATATCCTGCTCATAATTAAGCAAATTTTTAATAGTTTTTAAAGCATCATTATATCTGTTATTCTCAAAATAATAGAAAAATATTATTTTCCATACATCTATCATTATATTAGAATCTACAAGAGCCCTCAAAGAATTTTCATATTTAAGCAGATAGTTATAATTATCAGGTTCATATTCCAATACTTTTTTAATATCGCTTTCAGCATTATTTCTTTCTCTCATAAGATTTCTTTCAAAAGCAATCTTATAATAATGCACAGCACTCTTTATATCCCCCGCCATTTCTTTGGTATGAGCTATTTTTTCAGGAAGTTCCGGATTTGAAACATCAAATCGTATGAGTCTTTCCCAAATTTCTAATGCTTCGGAATCCCTATTAGTACTTTGATAATAACTTGCTAAATACCTTAAAGCATAATCACTCTCATAATATTCATCTAAAATCTTTTGCGATATAAACTCAACTATATTCCATTTTTTAGCATTTTTAAAAATACCTAAAAGTTTTTCCAGACTCATATCTGAATAATTTTCAATTTTTAAATTTAAAAATCCATTTGCATATAAAGCGGATATATGATTTGGATTTTTATCTAATTGCATTTTAGCTGTTTCTATAGCAGAATTTATATCATTATTATCATTTATGTCATTGAGAATACCTGATAAATCAACAAAATACTTAGTAGTATAATTAAGAAGAGGTTTTCTCGTAAATGTTTCTTCTGAAAATACATTTTCTAATTTTTGTAGAGCTTCTGACATATTATCACTCCTTATCTAATATTTTTATGTAGTATTGCAGCAAATCTTTATCTATTACAGCCATCTTTCTGCCCCATACCTTAACTTCTTCA
It encodes the following:
- a CDS encoding ABC transporter substrate-binding protein, whose amino-acid sequence is MNKVIYIFFIVIILISCIKPKEEDKPANTKIRIGYLYEFAGASAVAIAKEKGFFEEENLDAELYEFFNGHAAILSMISKELDFTYIGHAAHSLIINGDVQILIPNGISKGEKIITGKWTGIKSISGLKRKIVATHLGTSGETMLNIALKNNNIKLQDINLTNINITNLANALINKQVDAVSTWEPYAREITDKIPNDYILLSDIINYIDEIALTSSFVSTLEYINNNQDTVKKFSRAILKAMDYRKNHLYEAIEFTSKLTGNNIESIEKEIDTAIFFTSSDIKNACSSGEILKWYETQQNIFLDSKVIKATVPVTNYIQLSILTNVLYSL
- the aroA gene encoding 3-phosphoshikimate 1-carboxyvinyltransferase, producing the protein MLLTVKPSEIFGSIYIQMSKSDAHRALIASSLAKTPSIIKHWIDNVSVDVEVTKNAVSNFADLEVIDDDLKVFPKKEYKKELTIDVKESGSSLRFLIPIMSALGITCTFTGSKKLFSRPIEVYKKIWKEEGLEFIHLEDSIKISGQLKASNFKVLGNLSSQFLSGLLFALPLLDGNSNIIIDGELESEPYVMMTLKTLKAANIETLRHDNNIIEVYGNQEYSGIDYEVESDWSHAAFFAAAGALGGETTLYGLNKYSIQGDKEILNILKFMGASVLYNDDDSITIKKTNRLNALDIDMANIPDLGPIITTLAATAKGKTRLYNAGRLRYKESDRMGDLMDSFLKIGAKIEVTEDEILIEGVEKLRGGNTTSHNDHRIAMALAVASSVSDGNIIIDDAESINKSSFNFIEQFRSIGGKIEL
- the ftsY gene encoding signal recognition particle-docking protein FtsY, with translation MNSMNIIIIACAIVIILIILFILIKKSKSKPKVSLTSSKSKFSLSSLFNTSSINDEFFASLENTLITADAGVETTKDIISKLRDVIEKENIKEPSEAKKYLREILISKFISKKIELKDKTILFIVGVNGVGKTTSIAKLANILKKDHKVILAAADTFRAAAIEQLEEWANRLSVTIVKGQQAGDPASVLFSALDKAKATDADIVIVDTAGRFHNQENLVRQLEKMKKIATERFTEFKFVPILVLDANVGHNGIEQAKVFTNALDIQGAIVSKLDSTAKGGVAISIAHYLSLPIYYGGFGEKVDDFREFDAESFVDSILQ
- a CDS encoding rubrerythrin family protein gives rise to the protein MIKKFTLFILFLFIFASLVYGQTAKSTLDGMMQAYNGEMNASATYAEYAKKTQNKSVAAMFKAASAAEALHAKLLNDMAVSSKLSTKALTATINTVKVGTDADNLKSGIAGETYEYTKMYPAFSKVALQENNKNVSDLMNRTAAVEKTHAALYNKTMQDLNANKTLPTVYYLCPVCGYVEAGSAPAKCPLCNATASSFQAFN
- a CDS encoding PLP-dependent aminotransferase family protein, which translates into the protein MKLRLSKRALKEDFQSSFVKIMLEVAAKGDLISFAGGLPNPESFPVEDIKAAANKVLETKGAYSLQYNSTEGYGPLREFIANRYKKQGIDVEASDILITNGSQQALDIISSCLIDPDDDVLVEDPSYLAALQSFHLYNPNIHTVNLNEDGADINEFKDAMNKYNHKFFYSVPNFQNPTGITYTNAVREKIADIMKGKDTFFVEDNPYGELRFKGEHQKSFGAYLGEQAILMGTFSKTVAPGMRLGWIACRQKELYAKMKDYKQLIDLHTGTFAQVVVSQYLEDNDYDAHIKKIIDLYGRQCNYMLEAMNKYLPKDMHWTHPEGGMFIWATLPKGIDAVELSRKASDDGVAVVAGEPFYEAKRGLGTLRLNYTNSKPEDIDKGISILAKAIEKMRK
- a CDS encoding transcript cleavage factor; the encoded protein is MSEALQKLENVFSEETFTRKPLLNYTTKYFVDLSGILNDINDNNDINSAIETAKMQLDKNPNHISALYANGFLNLKIENYSDMSLEKLLGIFKNAKKWNIVEFISQKILDEYYESDYALRYLASYYQSTNRDSEALEIWERLIRFDVSNPELPEKIAHTKEMAGDIKSAVHYYKIAFERNLMRERNNAESDIKKVLEYEPDNYNYLLKYENSLRALVDSNIMIDVWKIIFFYYFENNRYNDALKTIKNLLNYEQDIVAQNNKKAKFFRHRLVDVYKALYPNHTLFEEIEKISSITNVNKKPKDCIEIFEKYIQYDVDKYVIHRNFGVGKIKSIDINNVNIKFVSQEDIRKMTFDMAIQSLTTLPDDDINVYKAYRLNEVKKIAEENPTELLTIILKYKKTITTKDLKQELTSKPDVVVAESAYAKWLESAKKSVRASTTVKFDKNTFLYNEEAETYDAESLSKFNKTDNFFERYQIYMEYLTYTPNLNSEEAKEMNDYFVRISKDKKAPNDERIISTIYLRSQSNIDSSIPLLSDIVKDIDDYTHIYEVLPSSNYREKFIKAIWDGRRDDYYNIILKMLYSPQVKNNYLIVNKLFEDGKTDMLAKTIDDIFLHYRECPESFVYFAQKILDGEYYDESAGDININKNSLMIGLLSIIPHLSKMLDKKETSAQARKLLKVVYDLVFDKAYLLKFIENESEEDVKIIFGEFQKLVNLEQHYKTDIISAVIKRFPDWKI